A part of Indicator indicator isolate 239-I01 chromosome 15, UM_Iind_1.1, whole genome shotgun sequence genomic DNA contains:
- the ACOX2 gene encoding peroxisomal acyl-coenzyme A oxidase 2, with the protein MALLDTSKYLHGTVLGSVNPDLASERQTASFSVEKLTAWLDGGVENTQTRRAVVEAIERDPVFSRENQYFQSQNERYEAAVRKAVHLQKKMHEMGWTEDGPEYKYIFRAVAGDVAFLLHRIFMRSISMLGSDKQIAKWIPLASQYRLIGSYAQTELGHGTYLQGLETTAVFDTTTQEFILNTPKISAMKWWPGDMGRSATHTVAFAQLYVHGKCYGVHPFIVQIRSLQDHSLCPGIIAGDIGPKMSFEHADNGFLVLQNVRVPRENMLSKFCEVQPDGSYVRWGSQKINYFTMTSVRISLLSDEVILPMMKACTIAIRYSVVRRQSKLKPGEQEAKILDYQTQQEKLLPQLAAAYAFYFIKDYLQELFDNGYREIQKKNFDMLPELHAFSSGFKAVITQYCTSAVEICLRACGGHGYSLLSGLPSLYTKILASCIYEGENTILLLQTARFLIKCFMAASAGQPVPPSVTYLAAVKPRKCPAKNKLDFLSPDIYTEAYQHMAARLVSSTAAKLQDLIQSGVKKHDAWNQCTVQLAQAAKAHCHYIAVKNFAETVEKLETQAGIQKIMKHLCDLFALHGIFSNSGVFLHDGYISGAQMDMVTASYLDLLPIIRRDAVPLVDAFDFTDKSLNSALGSYDGHVYQRLYEWAQKSPTNKQMSPAYEKYLKPLLHSKL; encoded by the exons ATGGCTCTCCTGGATACTAGCAAGTACTTGCATGGCACGGTCCTCGGCAGTGTGAATCCTGACCTCGCCAGTGAGAGGCAGACAGCCTCCTTCAGTGTGGAGAagctcacagcctggctggacGGTGGTGTGGAGAACACTCAGACACGGAGGGCAGTGG TTGAAGCTATCGAACGTGATCCTGTGTTTAGCAGAGAAAACCAGTATTTCCAGAGCCAGAATGAGAGGTATGAAGCAGCAGTCAGAAAAGCTGTTCACCTCCAGAAAAAGATGCACGAGATGGGGTGGACTGAAGATGGACCTGAGTATAAGTACATTTTCAG ggcagtggcagGAGACGTGGCGTTCCTCCTTCACCGTATCTTCATGAGAAGTATTTCCATGCTGGGCTCTGACAAACAGATTGCCAAATGGATTCCTCTCGCCAGCCAGTATCGGCTCATTGGGAGCTACGCCCAGACTGAGCTGGGGCATG gaacttACCTTCAGGGCTTGGAAACAACAGCAGTCTTTGATACCACTACTCAGGAGTTTATACTGAACACACCAAAGATCTCTGCCATGAAGTGGTGGCCTGGAGACA TGGGAAGGTCAGCAACTCACACTGTGGCCTTTGCTCAGCTCTATGTCCATGGGAAATGCTATGGTGTGCATCCCTTCATCGTGCAGATACGCAGCCTTCAGGACCATTCCCTCTGCCCAg gcatAATTGCAGGAGACATTGGTCCCAAAATGAGTTTTGAGCATGCCGACAATGGCTTCCTGGTGCTGCAGAACGTGCGTGTCCCCAGGGAGAACATGCTGAGCAAGTTCTGTGAG GTTCAACCAGATGGCAGCTATGTGAGATGGGGTTCACAGAAGATTAATTACTTCACAATGACTTCAGTGCGCATCTCCCTCCTCTCGGACGAGGTTATCCTACCTATGATGAAGGCTTGCACCATCGCCATCCGATACTCAGTGGTTCGCCGGCAGTCCAAGTTAAAGCCTGG GGAACAGGAAGCAAAAATCCTCGACTACCAGACTCAGCAAGAGAAACTGCTGCCCCAGTTGGCAGCAGCCTACGCCTTTTATTTCATCAAAGACTACCTGCAGGAGCTATTTGACAACGGCTACAGAGAGATCCAGAAGAAGAACTTTGACATGCTGCCAgag cTCCATGCATTTTCTTCAGGCTTTAAAGCTGTCATTACTCAGTACTGCACTTCAGCAGTGGAGATCTGCCTGCGGGCCTGCGGAGGACATGGTTACTCCTTGCTGAGTGGACTCCCTTCCTTGTATACTAAAATACTTGCCTCTTGTATTTATGAAGGGGAAAACACCATTTTGCTCCTGCAAACTGCCAG GTTCTTGATAAAGTGCTTCATGGCAGCCAGtgctggccagcctgttcctcCATCTGTCACTTACCTGGCTGCAGTGAaacccaggaagtgtccagccAAGAACAAGTTGGATTTTCTCAGTCCAGATATTTACACTGAGGCCTATCAACACATGGCAGCCAG ACTtgtaagcagcacagcagctaaaCTACAGGACTTGATTCAGTCTGGAGTCAAAAAGCACGATGCATGGAACCAGTGCACAGTGCAGCTGGCACAAGCTGCAAAG GCTCACTGCCACTACATTGCAGTGAAAAACTTTGCAGAAACTGTGGAAAAACTCGAGACCCAGGCTGGCATCCAGAAGATTATGAAACATCTTTGTGACCTCTTTGCATTACATGGGATTTTCTCAAATTCAGGAGTCTTCTTGCATGATGGATACATATCTGGGGCTCAAATGGACATGGTCACAGCATCATACCTAGACCTCCTGCCTATCATTCG GAGGGATGCTGTGCCACTAGTGGATGCCTTTGACTTCACAGATAAGAGCCTGAACTCTGCGCTCGGCAGTTACGATGGACACGTTTACCAGCGGCTTTATGAGTGGGCTCAGAAGTCACCCACCAACAAGCAG ATGAGCCCAGCCTACGAGAAGTATTTGAAACCACTTCTTCACAGCAAGCTATGA
- the KCTD6 gene encoding BTB/POZ domain-containing protein KCTD6 produces the protein MDNGDWAYMMTDPVTLNVGGHMYTTSLTTLTRYPDSMLGAMFRGDFPTARDSQGNYFIDRDGPLFRYVLNFLRTSELTLPLDFKEFDLLRKEADFYQIEPLIQCLNDPKPLYPVDTFEEVVELSSTRKLSKYSNPVAVIITQLTITTKVHSLLEGISNHFTKWNKHMMDTRDCQVSFTFGPCDYHQEVSLRVHLMEYITKQGFTIRNTRVHHMSERANENTVEHNWTFCRLARKTDD, from the exons ATGGATAATGGAGACTGGGCATATATG aTGACTGATCCAGTCACACTAAATGTGGGTGGACACATGTATACGACATCCCTCACAACTCTAACGAGGTATCCTGACTCAATGCTTGGGGCCATGTTCAGGGGAGACTTCCCCACCGCCAGGGACTCTCAGGGCAATTACTTTATTGACAGAGATGGACCACTTTTCCGTTATGTTCTTAACTTTTtaaggacctcagagctcacttTGCCACTGGACTTCAAGGAGTTTGACCTACTTCGCAAGGAAGCAGACTTCTATCAGATTGAACCTCTAATTCAGTGTCTTAATGACCCCAAGCCGCTGTATCCTGTGGATACCtttgaggaggtggtggagctgtcCAGCACCCGGAAGCTTTCCAAGTACTCCAACCCAGTGGCAGTTATCATCACACAGCTCACTATCACGACTAAAGTCCATTCGTTACTGGAAGGCATTTCAAACCACTTCACAAAGTGGAATAAGCACATGATGGACACCAGGGACTGCCAGGTTTCCTTCACGTTTGGGCCATGCGATTACCACCAGGAAGTGTCACTCAGAGTGCATCTGATGGAGTACATCACAAAGCAAGGCTTCACGATCAGGAATACCAGAGTCCATCACATGAGCGAGCGTGCCAATGAAAACACAGTGGAGCATAACTGGACTTTCTGTAGACTGGCACGGAAAACAGATGACTGA
- the PDHB gene encoding pyruvate dehydrogenase E1 component subunit beta, mitochondrial, with the protein MAASAAALRHLAPLGACLARLSLQGRAAGRLLQSRRGIRLSASAAAQVTVRDALNQALDEELERDERVFLLGEEVAQYDGAYKISRGLWKKYGDKRVIDTPISEMGFAGIAVGAAMAGLRPVCEFMTFNFSMQAIDQVINSAAKTCYMSSGSIAVPIVFRGPNGASAGVAAQHSQCFAAWYGHCPGLKVVSPWSSEDAKGLLKASIRDDNPVVVLENELLYGVPFEMSEQAQSKDFVVPIGKAKIEKQGTHVTLVAHSRPVGHCLEAAAVLAKEGVECEVINLRTIRPMDIEAVEASVVKTNHLVTVEGGWPQFGVGAEICARIMEGPAFNYLDAPAVRVTGADVPMPYAKILEDNCIPQVKDIIFAVKKTLNI; encoded by the exons ATGGCGGCGTCTGCGGCGGCACTGCGGCACCTGGCGCCGCTGGGCGCTTGCCTTGCCCGCCTCTCGCTGCAGGGCCGCGCTGCCGGGAGGCTGCTCCAGTCACGCAGGGGGATCCGCCTTTCCGCGTCCGCCGCCGCACAG GTGACGGTGCGGGATGCGCTGAACCAGGCGCtggatgaggagctggagcGAGACGAACGCGTCTTCTTGCTGGGCGAGGAGGTCGCCCAGTACGACGGGGCCTACAAG ATCTCCAGGGGTCTCTGGAAGAAGTATGGGGACAAGAGGGTGATCGACACCCCGATATCGGAG atgGGCTTCGCAGGAATCGCTGTCGGTGCTGCTATG GCAGGGTTGAGACCCGTGTGTGAATTCATGACATTCAACTTCTCCATGCAAGCAATCGATCAGGTTATAAACTCAGCTGCCAAGACCTGTTACATGTCTTCAGGATCAATCGCTGTGCCCATTGTCTTCCGGGGCCCCAACGGAGCATCAGCTGGAGTGGCCGCTCAGCACTCCCAGTGCTTTGCAGCATGGTATGGGCACTGCCCAGGTCTGAAAGTTGTTAGTCCTTGGAGCTCAGAAGATGCCAAAGGTCTGCTGAAAGCATCAATTCGGGACGATAATCCAG TTGTGGTGCTGGAAAATGAATTGCTGTATGGTGTTCCCTTTGAAATGTCTGAACAGGCACAGTCAAAGGACTTTGTTGTTCCAATTGGAAAAGCGAAGATAGAAAAGCAAG GAACTCATGTTACATTAGTGGCACACTCAAGACCTGTTGGACACTGTTTGGAAGCAGCTGCTGTACTTGCCAAAGAAGGTGTAGAGTGTGAG GTTATAAATCTGCGAACCATTCGACCAATGGACATTGAAGCAGTGGAAGCCAGCGTTGTAAAGACAAACCACCTTGTAACTGTTGAAGGAGGTTGGCCACAGTTTGGAGTAGGAGCTGAAATCTGTGCCAGGATCATGGAAG GACCTGCCTTTAACTACTTGGACGCTCCAGCTGTGCGTGTTACCGGCGCAGACGTCCCTATGCCTTACGCAAAAATTTTAGAAGATAACTGCATACCTCAAGTCAAGGACATAATATTTGCAGTGAAGAAAACTTTGAACATCTAA